The genomic interval AACAGATAAGTTAATTTTATCGGGTGTTCTGTCGTTGGCTGAGTTTGGGTACTTTAGCATGATTTCTTTGGTAGCAGGGGGTATAGTTATGCTCTCGGGCCCTATATCACAGGCAATAATGCCACGGCTAACAATGTTATATTCTCAAGATAATAAGAATGAACTATTAAGCCTCTATAGTGATGCTAGCCAATTAGTTACTGTTACTTCTTTGTCTGTATCACTAATGATTGGTTTGTACGCTGAACCTCTCATTTACGCGTGGGCTGGTGATAGAGAGGCTGCTGAGTGGGGTGCAGGTGTACTGATATGGTTTGCTCTTGGCAATGGTGTATTGGCTATTGCTGCGTTTCAATACTATCTCCAAAGTGCATTTGGTCAATTAAGGCTTCATGTGATTGGTTCAACATTATCCGCAATAATACAGGTACCGTTAATATTTTATGCTGCAACGAACTATGGGGCACAAGGAGCGGGTATAACGTGGTTTGCATTTAGGACTATTTGGTTTTTGTGCTGGACACCAGTCGTACACAGGCAATTCATTCCAGGCTTTCATTTGAGGTGGATGCTTAAGGGAATATTGCCAATAGCTATTGTTACAATGTGTGTAGCTTTAGCTATGCACTTCTTGATAACTTTAGACTTAAACCAGAATAGATTGGATTTGTTCGCTAAATTGATAAGCCTTGGTTTGCTACTTTTATCAGTGTCTGCTTTGAGTTCATCAGCAATACGACAAAGAATTTTCAGACTATTAAAGAATTAATATGAGAGATTTACGAACCGAAGAAGAAATTATTTCCAACTGGAAAAATGGTATTGATAAGCCTGTAGTGAGTGTTTGTTGTCTTACTTTTAATCATGAACCCTATATAGAAGATGCGTTAGAAGGTTTTTTGATTCAGGAAACCGATTTTCCTTTTGAAATATTAATTCACGACGATGCTTCTGAGGATAATACGGCGAATATTGTTCGAAGGTATCAAGCAAGATATCCAAATATCATTAAGCCCATATATCAAACTGAAAATAAGTACTCAAAAGGAATTAAGATTAATTTAGTATATAACTTTTCTCGAGCTAAAGGGGAGTATATTGCTTTATGTGAAGGTGATGATTTCTGGGTCGCTAGTGATAAGCTAAAAGAACAAATTACGCTTATGAAGCAATACCCACATATCAATATTTCATTTCATCCTGTCTATCAAGTTGAAGGTTTTGAATTTAGTAAGGCTAAGACTTTATGCGATTATAGTGACGTTATAAGGCAATATAGTCCAGAAGAAGTTATTTTGGGCGGAGGAATATTTATGCCCACAAATAGTCTAATGGTTAAAACAGCTATTCTAAAGAATCTACCTGAGTGGTTTTCTACGCATGCGCCGGTTGGCGATATGTATATACAAATGATTGCTTCATTGGGAGGTGGGGCAATATACATGCCTCAAAAGAATGGAGCTTATAGAACCAATATTCCTGGGTCTTGGTCCTCTATGCATATAAAAATGGAATGTCAAAAAATCGAAGAATATGCCAATAATCACATATACTGTTTCACTGCTTTTGGTGCTGAAAATGTTAAATTTAAAAATGAAATTTTGCGAGCTCTAGCATTTGAGCTGGTGAGTTGCGCATGGAATTCAATGAAAAATAATTGTGATGAACTTGCTAAATCGTTGGTTGAAAAATCAACTTCATATAGTGAGTGTAAGTATATTAATTTTAATCAAGCAGTATTGGTGATTTTTAAGAGAAATTTTAAAATTTTGAGATTTTTATTAAAGCTAAAAAATAGAATTATAGCTTAGTGTCGTTTAGAAGAGAATTTTACGTAATTTATTGGTCAAGTAGAGCGGTTAGGGAAGTTATTTAGAATGCTAGAAAATGTAAAAATAATGCCGTTAGAATTTAGCCCATTCCTCGGTTTTATTAAATTTAAATAAACTATGAAAGTAATTCTGTTTTCACACGAGTTTCCTCCTTATATTGGCGGTGTCGGTCGTATAGGTTACGATCTTCTTCAGCTTTATACACGGACTGTAGGTGTAGAAGCCTCACTCGTCACGCGCTCCAAACCAACCCCGAAGTTGATTAATAGAGTTAAAGTAAATCGGGTTTTTACACTACCAAAGATCTGGTTTCTCAATTATGCATTGTTTTACTTTTTTAATCGGCGCCTTTTTCGCGAAGCCGATGTGATCTACTTAAATGAAGCAGCCCCCACCATTGCAGCTGGTATGTTTTTTTCGAAATCAGATTTATCAAAGTGTGTAATTATTGCTCATGGGCTTGAAGTAGAAGGTGTGATCAATAGTAAGCAATTAGTTCACAGGGTACTTGGTTTATCTAGATTTTATAAAAGAGCCGTTCGTATTAGCAAAAAGGTTGTCGCGTTAAGCGAAGCTATGAGAGCTAAAATGTGTCGTGCATTGCCTTCAGACTATAGAAGATTTATTGATGTAGCATACCTTGGGATTGATCCAGAGATCTTTCATTACAAGCCCACGCTAGAACGAGATCAAAGGTTTCAGAGTGTTGTGGAATCAAAAGTAATTGGTACTTGTAGTAGGTTGATTTGGCAGAAGGGTTACAAAGAAATGGCGGATACATTTGCCATGGCTCATAAGAAAGATTCAAGTCTTTTATGGTATATTGCAGGAGATGGAGAAGATGCCTTAGATATTAAAGACTATATCAAATTTCTTGGACTAGAAAACTCTGTGACTTTTTTAGGTGCGTTTGACTACACAGAGTTGAGTTCGTTTTATTCGTTTATTGATATCTTTATGTTGTTATCTAATTACGATGAGGTCTTTCCTTTGGTTTATCTTGAAGCTCAGGCGTGCGGAGCGCGATCTATTGGAAGGAATAAAGGAGGAACAGTAGAAGTCGTTGATTTAAATACCGGTTGCTTGGTTGATGATAATATTGATGCTGCTTCGTTCATACTGTCTTGTCCTAAAAATTTTGACAGGAAAAAAGTAATAGAGTTCACAGAAAACTTTATAATCAGGGAGAATTTTAAGAAATGGAGGGATATTTGTGAGGGTCTCTAATTTTGGATTGATGCTTTTAATAGCGTTGATGATTGGAGGCCTATATGTGCATAGCATTTCATTTTTTCTAGGTATAAAGTTTCATCACCTCGCAATAGTGTTTGCTTTTCTCATTCTTTGTTTTGGGTACTATTCGTTCAAAATGTGGGAATACAATCTTATATTGTTAATATCAAAGTTCTATATTCTACTAATAGTATTGGCCTTGGTGTCGTCGTGCACATCGGTTTTTGGGATTCAAAGTGTAAAGTACACCGCCTACTTGCTCATTATTTTTGCATTTTCGTTGGTGTTCGTTTCAAATATTCCTCTATTTTTAAGGCACCCTAATATTGTCCTGTTTATTCATGCTCTACTTTTCTCCTTATCAATTCTCATCTATTTAGGAATCACCCATTATTACAAAGGCTCCGACTTTTATCATTTATTTCATAGCTTAGAATCTCGAGTAGATGTTGCTAATACTTGGTATTCATTTGTATTTCCGGAGTACGGTGGATCTATTTTAAGGTTCAACGGATATAACTTAGATCCCAATGTCTGGGGCGTTTATGCTCTCTTCGCATTTTGGTTTCTTGTCGTTTTAGTATGCATAGCTAGGGAAGAAGGGTATCTCTATTCGAAAAAGCTATTTTTGTTTACGATGGTTTTGTCAGTTATTAGCTTGGTTTTAACATTTTCTCGTGGCACTTATGTGGCTTTCTTTTTGTCTTTGTTCGTGTATTTTTCTTTAACTCCTAGTTGGATAAAGAAGTTTAAATTCATTTTTTTCTCTTTTGTTTTTGTGAGTTTCATTATGTTTTTATATGTGAATGAGGCTACTGTTAAAGATTTTGTTGACTTGAAATTATTTGGAGAGGACGTTGGCGATAACCCGCGTATACTTAAATGGTCTTTTTACCTTGATCGTATTTGGTCCTCAGATTTGCATGAGTTTTTATTTGGAGTTGGTTTAATAGATTTATTTGATTGGTTTAAAGGTACTACAATGCATAATACTTATTTGCAGATTTTTTTGTCGTTTGGCTTAATCGGATTTTTTATATTTCTTCTTGTTTTTTTTCTTGCAGTTTTAGGCTGTATACGATCCACCAGTAAAGAGCTTTTATCCATTAATTTTGCTATGCTTTCTGCAATATCTGCTTCTGTATTTTTTGTGGATATGATGTATTCGCCTGTACTATGGATCGGATTAGCTTTTCCCACTATGGCAAGTACGGTCCTTAAAGAGAGTTAGTATGAGCATCTTTGATATCTGTGGAACTTTGTATTCTTGTAATACAACCTTTGAATTTTGTAAATGGCGCGAGCGAAGGTTAGTTTATCGGTCTTTGTTGTGGCTAACCAAAACCTTACCTTTAAAAGCAGGTAATCGGCTGATTGAAAAATTTTTTGCAATAGACCTAATTCGCGTTTTGCACTTGCGTACTCTAAAGGGTTGCTCTGAGTCGGAGATTGAAATCTCAGCTAGAAGGTTTGTGAAAGAAGTGTTAGCCGACTTCAAGGTGTTGCCAGTACACCAGATTCTTGAAAGCAAGGATCTGAGCAGTGTTGTTTTAGTTTCGGCAACTATTGAACCTGTTGCAAAAGCTATAGCTGAATATCTTGGCGTGCCTTCATACTTGGCATCGACGTTATGCATCAAAAAGGGCAGGTACGATGGAGAAATCAAAAACGATCTTTTAGGTAATAAACATAGCTTGTTTAAAGGCGTTGATATTGATTTGGTGGTTACTGATAATAAGAGTGATTATTTGTTGTGCAAGCAGGCCCGTGAAGTCGTTATTGTATCCAAGAGAGCGAATATGCAATATTGGAAAGAGAAATCTTTAACTAACCTTTCTTTAATAGAGGTTTAGCGTGTGCCTTATTATACTGTCATACCGTACGCTTATTTTTTGAAAACACGATTGATAGGTCGCTTTCAGCGGCTCTCATGGTGCTTTATATATTTTGTACCTAGTATTCTTTTATTTTTCACATTCCAAGAGAGTTTATCCTATGCTGGTGTATTCAATTGTGTACTTGGAATTTTGATTATTAACTACATTTATGAGAACGGCTATCTTCAAAACGATGTAAAAACAGTTCAGAATGAGGCAAATCCAACAATGAGATTGGAACTTGCCACTTTAAAAAAACTTAATTTGTATTGGGGTAGGTTGATATCGTTAAGAGTTTTTATTTTAGCCGCGTTACTTGGGTTGTATTATCTAATTGATTTGGATCTATTCAAAACGCTGTACCTTGTATTTGTTTCAATGGTCTTGCAGGCGTTGTATTTGGTTTATAATTCGTGTCGAGGCCGTATTAACTTATTTTTAATACTGCCTCTTAGCTATATTAGGTTTTATGGCTTTATATTACCTTTTGTTCCTGTGCGAGAAAGCTTCGAGTTTTTGTGTTTCACTATTATTTTATATCCACTCTCCAAAACACTTGAATTTTCAAAACAAGAAAAGTTTAGTCTGGATTTATTGTCTAAGGCTGTTGGTAATGTTGATGTTTTCAGAATTAAATACTATTTCTTTGTCGTCCTTTTACTCTTGATTTTCGTATTGGTTGGTGCCAACGGTAATCGGATTTATGCAGTGATTGCTTTCTATTACTTAGTTTATCGTACTATGGGCTTTTTACTGATCACTCGTAAGCAATCTATTCTTCGAGAGTTTGAAACCTTATCAAAATCTGATTATCGTAAGTAATAAGGTGTATTTGCAATGAATTTTTCTGTTCTAATGTCTGTCTATATTAAAGAAACATCTGAAAATTTGGCAGAATGCCTCGATAGTTTGTGCCGACAAAGCGTCAAGCCTAATCAAGTAGTCTTGGTTGAAGACGGCCCGATTTCTGATTCTTTACATGAAATTATCGAAGAATATAGGCAAACTTTAAATATACATTCAGTAACGCTCGAAGAAAATCAGGGTCTCGCAAAGGCATTGAATGAAGGTTTAAAGTTCTGCGAATACGATTTGGTGGCTAGAATGGATTCTGATGATATATCGCTACCAAGCCGTTTTGAAAAACAATTAGATTTTATGGAGCAAAATCCTAATATTGATGCTTCAAGTGGATATATTGATGAGTTCGATGCTTCTGGTAAGGTCGTTTCGACACGAAAATTACCTATCTTACCGGGTGATGTTAAAATTTTTGCGAAAAAGCGTAGTCCGCTTAGTCACCCAGCTACTATTTTCAGAAAACAAGCGGTTCTATCCGTAGGGGGTTATCCTGAGTTATATCCAGAGGATTATTTGCTCTGGGTTAAAATGATAATTAATGGTTCGAATTTAGCTAATATCCCTGAAGTTCTTCTAAAAATGCGTACAGATCAGGCCTTTATTACACGCAGAGGCTACGAGTTTTTAAAGGGCGAAATAAAAATATATCAGTATATGAGAGCTGAAGGTTTTATTTCATATTTTGAATATTGCAAGATTATTTTGATTAGGAGTGCTCTGCGTTTATCGCCGAATTTTTTAAAAGTTATGTTTTATAAGTTCGCGCGTTAAATGCTATCGTGCTTCGTTTCCTGCGATATGGCAAGCGGATCTCCTACAAAATTAAGGGAGCATTTGCCTACACTGAAATAGTCTTGGTTATGAGAATAAGAAACTACCTTGCCCCAAACCCTATCAACATAGTTTTAATTGTTTTAAAGACGACCATGATATCCAACCAAAGTGAAATATTCTTCACATAGTAAAAGTCGTGGGCTAACTTCTCTTTGGTAGATTCTTCGTCGTCAGCATAGCCATGGGTTACTTGTGCCCAGCCAGTAATTCCTGGTTTTACTACGTGGCGCATGGAATAAAGGGGGATTTTTTCTTCAAACTCTTTTACAAACGATGCTTGCTCTGGTCTCGGCCCAATTAATGCCATTTCGCCTTTTAAAACATTGAAGAATTGAGGTATTTCATCGATACGAACTTTGCGAATAAACTT from Bermanella marisrubri carries:
- a CDS encoding lipopolysaccharide biosynthesis protein, which translates into the protein MINSNSLRKNTLANYIGQAYMMLIGIVVTPLYLQHLGAEAYGLVGFFALMQAWMNLLDMGLGPTLGRQAAYARGQVEGFETFKRLLKSFEVIFFVLAVIIVFAIYILSDWIAISWIKSESIAIETLVYCVVLMGVMIGLRWFSGLYRSGINGLEDQVWLNVANIILTSLKFLGALCLLAFISQDIRHFFEYQVLIGLIELAAFSIRFYSILPVTKTRTPLVAFYWSVVKDVAPFAVGIAYTAGTWVLITQTDKLILSGVLSLAEFGYFSMISLVAGGIVMLSGPISQAIMPRLTMLYSQDNKNELLSLYSDASQLVTVTSLSVSLMIGLYAEPLIYAWAGDREAAEWGAGVLIWFALGNGVLAIAAFQYYLQSAFGQLRLHVIGSTLSAIIQVPLIFYAATNYGAQGAGITWFAFRTIWFLCWTPVVHRQFIPGFHLRWMLKGILPIAIVTMCVALAMHFLITLDLNQNRLDLFAKLISLGLLLLSVSALSSSAIRQRIFRLLKN
- a CDS encoding O-antigen ligase family protein, encoding MLIIFAFSLVFVSNIPLFLRHPNIVLFIHALLFSLSILIYLGITHYYKGSDFYHLFHSLESRVDVANTWYSFVFPEYGGSILRFNGYNLDPNVWGVYALFAFWFLVVLVCIAREEGYLYSKKLFLFTMVLSVISLVLTFSRGTYVAFFLSLFVYFSLTPSWIKKFKFIFFSFVFVSFIMFLYVNEATVKDFVDLKLFGEDVGDNPRILKWSFYLDRIWSSDLHEFLFGVGLIDLFDWFKGTTMHNTYLQIFLSFGLIGFFIFLLVFFLAVLGCIRSTSKELLSINFAMLSAISASVFFVDMMYSPVLWIGLAFPTMASTVLKES
- a CDS encoding glycosyltransferase family 2 protein is translated as MRDLRTEEEIISNWKNGIDKPVVSVCCLTFNHEPYIEDALEGFLIQETDFPFEILIHDDASEDNTANIVRRYQARYPNIIKPIYQTENKYSKGIKINLVYNFSRAKGEYIALCEGDDFWVASDKLKEQITLMKQYPHINISFHPVYQVEGFEFSKAKTLCDYSDVIRQYSPEEVILGGGIFMPTNSLMVKTAILKNLPEWFSTHAPVGDMYIQMIASLGGGAIYMPQKNGAYRTNIPGSWSSMHIKMECQKIEEYANNHIYCFTAFGAENVKFKNEILRALAFELVSCAWNSMKNNCDELAKSLVEKSTSYSECKYINFNQAVLVIFKRNFKILRFLLKLKNRIIA
- a CDS encoding glycosyltransferase, with product MNFSVLMSVYIKETSENLAECLDSLCRQSVKPNQVVLVEDGPISDSLHEIIEEYRQTLNIHSVTLEENQGLAKALNEGLKFCEYDLVARMDSDDISLPSRFEKQLDFMEQNPNIDASSGYIDEFDASGKVVSTRKLPILPGDVKIFAKKRSPLSHPATIFRKQAVLSVGGYPELYPEDYLLWVKMIINGSNLANIPEVLLKMRTDQAFITRRGYEFLKGEIKIYQYMRAEGFISYFEYCKIILIRSALRLSPNFLKVMFYKFAR
- a CDS encoding glycosyltransferase family 4 protein, whose translation is MKVILFSHEFPPYIGGVGRIGYDLLQLYTRTVGVEASLVTRSKPTPKLINRVKVNRVFTLPKIWFLNYALFYFFNRRLFREADVIYLNEAAPTIAAGMFFSKSDLSKCVIIAHGLEVEGVINSKQLVHRVLGLSRFYKRAVRISKKVVALSEAMRAKMCRALPSDYRRFIDVAYLGIDPEIFHYKPTLERDQRFQSVVESKVIGTCSRLIWQKGYKEMADTFAMAHKKDSSLLWYIAGDGEDALDIKDYIKFLGLENSVTFLGAFDYTELSSFYSFIDIFMLLSNYDEVFPLVYLEAQACGARSIGRNKGGTVEVVDLNTGCLVDDNIDAASFILSCPKNFDRKKVIEFTENFIIRENFKKWRDICEGL
- a CDS encoding HAD family hydrolase, which codes for MSIFDICGTLYSCNTTFEFCKWRERRLVYRSLLWLTKTLPLKAGNRLIEKFFAIDLIRVLHLRTLKGCSESEIEISARRFVKEVLADFKVLPVHQILESKDLSSVVLVSATIEPVAKAIAEYLGVPSYLASTLCIKKGRYDGEIKNDLLGNKHSLFKGVDIDLVVTDNKSDYLLCKQAREVVIVSKRANMQYWKEKSLTNLSLIEV